One stretch of Paenibacillus sp. AN1007 DNA includes these proteins:
- a CDS encoding helix-turn-helix domain-containing protein, giving the protein MQSYLVHYRMRRAAELTMDLNLSIGDIARSVGYSDQLLFSKMFKKVMGEAPTYYRKNKTAPSP; this is encoded by the coding sequence ATCCAATCTTATCTCGTCCATTACCGTATGCGCAGGGCAGCCGAACTGACGATGGATCTTAACCTGAGCATCGGCGATATCGCGCGTTCCGTCGGTTATTCAGACCAGCTTCTTTTCTCCAAAATGTTCAAAAAAGTAATGGGTGAGGCTCCAACCTATTATCGTAAAAACAAAACAGCACCTTCTCCGTAA
- a CDS encoding ABC transporter ATP-binding protein: MEICSVKQISKIYKGIVSYEALSGIDLSIQKGEFVGIMGPSGSGKTTLLNMISTIDHPTSGELQIAGQNPFELDSDQLALFRRRELGFVFQSFNLLNTLTVKENIVLPLTLDGVSVQEMNERAADLAGKLGIESILNKRTYEISGGQAQRTAIARALIHSPKLILADEPTGNLDSKAAKDVMEILEKRNREDQATMLLVTHDAVAASFCSRVVFIKDGQLYNEIHYGDNRAAFYQKIINVLSLMGGSGHEFSPVRH; this comes from the coding sequence ATGGAGATATGTTCCGTCAAACAGATCAGCAAAATTTATAAAGGGATTGTATCCTATGAAGCCTTATCAGGCATTGACCTCAGTATTCAAAAAGGAGAATTTGTCGGTATCATGGGGCCATCCGGCAGCGGCAAAACAACGCTGCTGAACATGATTTCAACGATTGATCATCCCACTTCAGGGGAACTGCAAATCGCAGGTCAGAACCCGTTTGAGCTGGATTCGGATCAGCTGGCTTTGTTCCGTCGCAGAGAGCTGGGCTTTGTCTTTCAATCGTTCAACCTGCTCAATACATTGACGGTAAAGGAAAATATTGTGCTGCCTTTGACTCTGGATGGCGTTTCAGTTCAAGAGATGAACGAACGAGCAGCAGATCTGGCAGGCAAGCTGGGCATTGAAAGTATTCTGAACAAACGCACGTATGAAATTTCGGGAGGTCAGGCGCAGCGAACAGCGATTGCCCGGGCTTTGATCCATTCTCCCAAGCTGATTCTAGCGGATGAGCCGACAGGCAATCTGGATTCCAAGGCAGCCAAGGATGTGATGGAGATTCTCGAAAAGCGCAATCGAGAGGATCAAGCGACGATGCTGCTCGTAACCCATGATGCTGTGGCAGCCAGTTTCTGCAGCCGAGTGGTCTTCATTAAGGATGGTCAGTTATATAACGAAATTCATTACGGTGATAATCGGGCGGCCTTCTATCAGAAAATTATTAATGTATTATCCCTGATGGGAGGCTCCGGACATGAATTTTCGCCAGTTCGCCATTAA
- a CDS encoding cupin domain-containing protein yields the protein MEFYRFDQEVGMQITKFDSNFVMSRLIQTSKDAHIGCMHLPANGVVGYHQAVSPQLMIIMSGEGQVRSGNGNEVRVKAGEAVFWAKEEWHETKTAAGLTAIVIESDELTPAVHMPVREPISE from the coding sequence ATGGAATTTTATCGATTTGATCAAGAGGTTGGCATGCAGATTACGAAATTTGACTCCAACTTTGTGATGTCCCGCCTCATTCAAACCAGCAAAGATGCACATATAGGCTGCATGCATTTACCGGCTAATGGTGTTGTCGGGTATCATCAGGCAGTTTCACCGCAGCTCATGATCATTATGTCAGGGGAGGGTCAAGTCAGAAGCGGGAACGGAAATGAGGTTCGTGTGAAAGCGGGAGAGGCTGTTTTCTGGGCAAAAGAAGAATGGCATGAAACCAAAACGGCAGCTGGCTTGACGGCGATTGTGATAGAGAGCGATGAATTAACGCCTGCGGTACACATGCCTGTGAGAGAACCAATTTCTGAATGA
- a CDS encoding aldo/keto reductase — protein sequence MPYIANEQRYDDMNYVRSGKSGIKLPQIALGLWQNFGGNRTQDVQEEMILRAFDLGITHFDLANNYGPPPGSAEENFGVIYHKHLRPYRDELLISSKAGYHMWNGPYGEWGSRKNLIASLDQSLRRMGLDYVDIFYHHRPDPDTPLEETMMALDHIVRQGKALYVGLSNYNAQQTQEAVTILRRLGTPCLVHQPNYSMLNRWIEDGLQDVLDEQGVGSIAFCPLGRGQLTNKYVDKIKAERSNPTGTLKKESYTDERIAKFEALQAIAERRNQTLSQLALNWVLRGNRVTSALIGASRVSQIEENAAALKAPELTAAELSEIDSILDGIGNYPW from the coding sequence ATGCCTTATATTGCGAATGAACAACGATATGATGACATGAACTATGTACGTTCCGGTAAATCCGGCATTAAACTGCCGCAGATTGCACTCGGGTTATGGCAGAATTTTGGCGGCAACCGGACGCAGGATGTACAGGAAGAGATGATTTTACGTGCGTTCGATCTTGGAATCACCCATTTTGATCTTGCCAATAATTACGGACCACCCCCGGGATCGGCAGAAGAGAACTTTGGTGTGATCTATCACAAACATCTGCGTCCCTACCGGGATGAGCTGCTGATCTCCTCCAAGGCGGGATATCATATGTGGAACGGTCCATACGGGGAGTGGGGTTCCCGCAAAAACCTGATCGCCAGTCTTGATCAAAGCCTGCGCCGAATGGGACTGGACTATGTGGACATTTTCTATCATCACCGCCCAGACCCCGATACACCGCTGGAAGAGACGATGATGGCGCTTGATCACATCGTACGTCAAGGAAAAGCGCTCTATGTGGGCTTGTCCAACTATAATGCACAACAGACCCAGGAAGCAGTGACTATTTTGCGTCGACTCGGAACACCTTGTCTGGTTCATCAGCCAAACTACTCGATGTTAAACCGCTGGATTGAGGATGGGCTGCAGGATGTACTGGATGAGCAGGGTGTAGGCTCCATCGCCTTTTGCCCACTCGGTCGCGGTCAATTAACCAATAAATATGTGGACAAAATTAAAGCGGAACGCAGCAATCCAACCGGAACGCTGAAAAAAGAGTCTTATACCGATGAACGCATTGCTAAATTTGAAGCGCTGCAAGCGATAGCGGAGCGGAGAAACCAGACCCTTTCCCAGCTTGCACTCAACTGGGTATTACGCGGTAACCGGGTTACGTCTGCATTAATCGGAGCCAGCAGGGTATCCCAGATCGAAGAGAATGCTGCTGCGCTTAAAGCTCCTGAACTCACAGCGGCAGAGCTGAGTGAGATCGATTCCATCTTGGATGGAATTGGAAATTATCCTTGGTGA
- a CDS encoding AraC family ligand binding domain-containing protein, giving the protein MITYMFKNNHSQELQLLHYGTEACTPGHHFGPAMRDYYKIHYVLQGKGTFEVSGRTYHLHKGQGFLIVPHSVVHYKADLHDPWEYSWVAFQGTHSASFLQQAGMSELHPVFDLGDEDDEMRSCLHRIVHSRTAHKGWEISMTGWLYQFFAILIDHAHAENLQPAVDYGKETYVTQVIDFIEMNYANAVTVQSIASHVGLQTQLSVLTLQRADRKQHPILSRPLPYAQGSRTDDGS; this is encoded by the coding sequence GTGATTACGTATATGTTCAAAAACAATCATTCTCAGGAGCTGCAGCTCCTTCATTATGGCACAGAGGCCTGTACACCTGGACACCATTTTGGCCCGGCGATGAGAGACTACTATAAAATTCATTATGTGCTGCAGGGCAAGGGTACTTTTGAAGTTTCGGGCAGGACGTATCATCTGCACAAAGGTCAAGGCTTCCTCATCGTTCCTCACTCCGTTGTACATTACAAAGCAGATCTGCATGATCCCTGGGAATACAGCTGGGTTGCATTTCAGGGTACCCACAGTGCTTCCTTTTTACAGCAGGCCGGTATGTCTGAGCTGCATCCTGTCTTTGATCTCGGTGATGAAGACGATGAGATGCGCTCATGTCTGCACCGGATTGTTCATTCCCGAACTGCACACAAAGGCTGGGAGATCAGTATGACGGGGTGGCTGTATCAATTTTTCGCGATTCTGATTGATCATGCTCATGCCGAGAACCTGCAGCCTGCCGTAGATTATGGTAAAGAAACGTATGTTACGCAGGTCATTGATTTTATCGAAATGAATTATGCTAACGCCGTTACCGTTCAGTCCATTGCTTCCCATGTCGGGCTGCAGACGCAGCTATCTGTGCTCACTCTTCAAAGAGCAGATCGGAAGCAGCATCCAATCTTATCTCGTCCATTACCGTATGCGCAGGGCAGCCGAACTGACGATGGATCTTAA
- a CDS encoding Asp23/Gls24 family envelope stress response protein gives MSEMIEKKVPEAEYIAPPAVQLGTIHISNDVVSKLVGMAAQTTPGVSSMSVGLTEGLAKSISGKSLQKGIDVHIQNDEASIQLRINVQYGRKMHEVCQELQHNVQQAVEQMAGVIVKEVKVQVVGIAMPENV, from the coding sequence ATGTCTGAAATGATTGAGAAAAAAGTACCGGAAGCAGAATATATTGCACCTCCAGCGGTTCAGTTAGGGACAATCCATATTTCCAATGACGTCGTGTCTAAACTTGTAGGTATGGCAGCACAAACGACTCCAGGTGTGTCGTCCATGTCGGTCGGATTGACGGAAGGGCTTGCCAAGAGCATTAGCGGCAAAAGTCTGCAAAAAGGAATCGACGTTCATATTCAAAATGATGAAGCGTCGATTCAGCTGCGCATTAATGTGCAGTACGGACGCAAAATGCACGAGGTCTGCCAGGAACTGCAGCATAATGTACAGCAGGCGGTGGAGCAGATGGCAGGCGTAATCGTAAAAGAAGTTAAAGTGCAGGTTGTAGGCATTGCCATGCCTGAAAACGTGTAA
- a CDS encoding ABC transporter permease: MNFRQFAINNVVRNKRIYLAHFLSSTFSVMIFFIYALLLFHPDLKDGLKGSSQTVTVLANQGLMIAEIIIFIFSFLFLLYSVGSFLKTRKKEFGIFLILGMTRKQMNRLLFMENMCIGLASIVAGIGLGLIFGKLVLLICGSMLAVENSLKFYFPLKGILLTAGAFLLLFVVIALSSSLLIRKGTLIDLVKSEEKPKPEPKASSLLALLSIVLIGGGYTGVFIFAWGSYIFPLLFGSVLSVIAGTYLLFTQLSVYVIRALKKNEGLFLRKTNLLFLSELTYRMKDNAVMFFMVSVISASAFTGIGSMLTIGDPRLSSMTNPYAFTYTNSGFTDSAVIDRQIRKIEETLVNREVPYVKGSYQPLYENNNNYIVKLSEYNRLAKALGYEERVLDRNDLAFNTAPNITARNKLLDTKEDSYPYSADLYVGEQQHIQVQMLPPAADIVFPMDGEAGVYVVSDDLYSKIREAYIAEIKMDIDFYSDQTTFFVVKDWMSTRSFAPELLETIEKDRPEKGYVQFNSLVVDWLNNKQTNGIILIVSGLIGIVFFTFAASFTYFRLYADLERDEAQYRMIGKMGLSRPELRKIVTRQLLLMFFLPLLVALIHSTVAFTALYQLVQFSVLEHSLRIFMVFVSMQIVFFALVRWRYLRHMYSKLV; encoded by the coding sequence ATGAATTTTCGCCAGTTCGCCATTAATAACGTTGTTCGAAACAAACGGATTTATCTGGCTCATTTTCTAAGCAGCACATTCTCGGTCATGATCTTTTTTATCTATGCCCTGCTGCTGTTTCATCCAGACTTAAAAGATGGTTTGAAAGGTTCGTCACAGACGGTGACGGTGCTTGCCAACCAGGGACTGATGATTGCCGAAATCATTATTTTCATATTCTCTTTCCTGTTTCTGCTGTATTCGGTCGGTTCATTTCTGAAGACTCGGAAGAAGGAATTTGGTATCTTCCTGATCCTCGGCATGACTCGGAAACAGATGAACCGGCTTTTGTTTATGGAAAATATGTGTATTGGCTTAGCCTCCATCGTGGCAGGTATCGGACTTGGACTCATATTTGGTAAATTAGTTTTGCTCATTTGCGGTTCCATGCTTGCGGTGGAGAATAGTCTGAAATTTTATTTTCCTCTCAAAGGAATCCTCTTAACAGCTGGAGCGTTTCTGCTGCTCTTTGTGGTCATTGCTCTATCATCGTCATTGTTGATCCGTAAGGGAACGCTGATTGATCTGGTGAAGTCGGAGGAAAAACCAAAGCCTGAACCTAAAGCATCAAGCTTGCTTGCGCTGCTCTCAATTGTGTTGATTGGTGGAGGATATACCGGCGTATTTATTTTTGCTTGGGGTTCGTATATTTTCCCTTTGCTTTTTGGCAGTGTGCTTAGTGTTATTGCAGGTACGTATCTACTGTTTACGCAGCTTAGCGTGTATGTCATTCGGGCACTGAAAAAGAATGAAGGGTTATTTTTACGTAAAACCAATCTGCTCTTCCTGTCCGAGCTTACCTATCGCATGAAAGATAATGCCGTGATGTTTTTTATGGTCAGTGTTATCTCTGCTTCCGCGTTTACAGGCATTGGCAGCATGCTGACTATAGGTGATCCAAGGCTGTCTTCCATGACGAATCCATATGCTTTTACTTATACGAACTCAGGCTTTACGGATTCAGCGGTCATTGATCGTCAGATCCGAAAAATTGAAGAGACCCTGGTTAATCGCGAAGTTCCATATGTGAAAGGTAGTTATCAGCCACTCTATGAGAACAATAACAACTATATCGTAAAACTCAGTGAATATAACCGACTCGCCAAAGCACTTGGTTATGAAGAACGGGTACTGGATCGCAATGATCTGGCGTTTAATACAGCACCCAATATTACAGCACGCAATAAACTGTTAGATACGAAAGAGGACAGTTACCCATACTCCGCTGACTTGTATGTTGGTGAACAGCAGCATATACAAGTGCAGATGCTGCCACCGGCAGCCGATATCGTGTTTCCGATGGATGGTGAGGCGGGCGTCTACGTTGTTTCTGATGACCTGTATTCCAAGATTCGAGAAGCATACATTGCAGAGATTAAGATGGATATTGATTTTTACTCCGATCAGACGACGTTTTTTGTGGTAAAAGACTGGATGTCGACGCGCAGTTTTGCTCCGGAATTGCTGGAGACGATTGAGAAAGACCGCCCGGAGAAGGGATATGTTCAGTTCAATTCTCTTGTCGTGGACTGGCTGAATAATAAACAAACCAATGGCATTATTCTCATCGTAAGTGGATTGATCGGTATCGTATTCTTCACCTTCGCGGCGAGTTTCACCTATTTCAGGCTGTATGCAGATTTGGAGCGAGATGAGGCACAGTATCGCATGATTGGGAAAATGGGACTCAGCCGCCCGGAACTTCGCAAAATCGTAACAAGACAGCTGCTGCTTATGTTTTTCCTGCCGCTTCTGGTAGCATTAATTCACAGCACGGTGGCATTTACGGCGCTCTATCAGTTGGTTCAGTTCTCCGTTCTGGAGCACAGCCTTCGTATCTTCATGGTGTTTGTCTCGATGCAGATTGTATTCTTTGCACTGGTACGTTGGCGTTATCTGCGTCATATGTATTCAAAGCTGGTGTAA
- a CDS encoding AI-2E family transporter, with protein MFKGSSFVRFSIALALILVNIYLLSRVSFIFQPLVTMVTVITVPMMLSVFFYYLLRPLVKTMEQLKYLNRTLSILLIYVVALALGVLFIVGLWPSLREQLVNLVENAPNLLNSLSLQLRELEQNGAIQALFPNDTTPLSQVTEYINKGFTFVTNYVSGLISLISGFAIILFTFPIILFYMLKQDKLFGRKLVNIAPKRFQKDSREVVLEIDQALSGFIVGRVLVNLALGVLMYIGFLLIGLPYALLLTVVAVIMNFVPFIGAIVSSIPIVIMGLVVSPSVAIWSLVIILVSQQIQDNLVAPYVFGKKLDIHPLTTIILVLGAGDLGGIIGILVIIPVYMIVKILLVRIYQMFFKEKWQNA; from the coding sequence TTGTTTAAAGGCAGCTCGTTTGTCCGGTTTAGTATTGCACTGGCCCTAATTTTGGTTAATATCTATTTATTATCACGTGTGAGCTTTATCTTTCAGCCGCTTGTCACAATGGTTACGGTGATTACCGTGCCGATGATGCTGTCCGTATTCTTTTATTACCTGCTGCGGCCGCTCGTGAAAACGATGGAGCAGTTAAAATATTTGAATCGCACACTGAGCATTTTGCTGATTTACGTCGTGGCTCTTGCACTGGGCGTCCTGTTTATTGTAGGGTTGTGGCCATCGCTGCGTGAGCAGCTGGTTAATCTGGTAGAGAATGCCCCCAATCTGCTGAACTCACTCAGTCTGCAGCTAAGAGAACTGGAGCAGAACGGAGCGATTCAGGCGCTGTTCCCGAACGATACGACACCATTATCACAGGTTACAGAGTACATCAATAAAGGTTTTACGTTTGTAACCAATTATGTGAGCGGACTGATCTCGCTCATTTCCGGTTTTGCAATCATCCTGTTTACATTTCCGATCATTCTCTTTTATATGCTGAAACAGGACAAGCTGTTTGGACGTAAACTGGTGAACATTGCCCCTAAACGTTTCCAGAAGGACAGCCGTGAAGTGGTGCTTGAGATCGATCAGGCTTTAAGTGGATTTATTGTAGGTAGAGTATTAGTCAATCTTGCTCTTGGAGTGCTGATGTATATTGGTTTTCTGCTCATTGGCCTTCCGTATGCGCTGCTGTTGACCGTGGTGGCGGTGATCATGAACTTTGTACCTTTCATCGGAGCCATTGTGTCTTCCATTCCTATCGTGATTATGGGGCTGGTCGTATCACCATCGGTTGCCATCTGGTCACTGGTTATCATTCTCGTATCCCAGCAGATTCAAGATAATCTCGTTGCGCCGTACGTATTCGGAAAAAAGCTGGATATCCACCCGCTGACGACCATTATACTTGTCCTCGGTGCCGGGGATCTGGGCGGAATTATCGGTATTCTCGTTATTATTCCAGTGTATATGATTGTAAAAATATTGCTGGTTCGAATCTATCAGATGTTCTTCAAAGAGAAGTGGCAGAACGCCTAA